One Gemmatimonadota bacterium genomic window carries:
- the cysK gene encoding cysteine synthase A, producing the protein MDGAKTGHTILDLVGNTPMVQLNSVGPVNGAQIWAKLEFFNPAGSVKDRTALAMVEAAEKNGQLKPGMTIVEPTSGNTGIGLAMVAAIKNYRLIITMPEGVSDERTRLLKAYGAEVVLTSAREGMRGAIEKAWTLKDKNCFIPMQFENPANPEIHRQTTAREMISQLEGVPDAFVAGVGTGGTVTGVGEVFKQVRSDVIVVGVEPGDSAVLSGGEPGPTEIDGLGAGMIPDVLNTEILDRVIAVSNSDARKMSKRLAREEGLLVGISSGAAAHAAVVVASAMRPQQTV; encoded by the coding sequence ATGGATGGCGCGAAAACCGGACATACGATTCTGGATCTGGTGGGCAATACGCCCATGGTACAGCTAAACTCAGTCGGGCCTGTAAATGGTGCGCAGATTTGGGCGAAATTGGAATTTTTTAATCCGGCGGGTAGTGTGAAAGATCGCACGGCTCTCGCTATGGTCGAGGCAGCAGAAAAAAATGGGCAACTCAAACCCGGTATGACCATTGTGGAACCGACCAGTGGCAATACGGGTATTGGCCTTGCTATGGTGGCTGCGATAAAAAATTACCGGCTGATCATTACCATGCCGGAAGGAGTCAGCGACGAGCGCACCCGATTGCTCAAAGCTTATGGCGCCGAGGTTGTGCTAACATCCGCTCGCGAGGGGATGCGCGGCGCGATTGAAAAAGCGTGGACGCTTAAGGACAAAAATTGTTTTATTCCGATGCAGTTTGAAAATCCCGCCAATCCCGAGATTCACCGGCAGACTACCGCCCGCGAGATGATTTCACAACTCGAGGGCGTTCCCGATGCTTTTGTCGCAGGTGTGGGAACGGGTGGGACCGTGACTGGCGTGGGCGAAGTTTTTAAGCAAGTGCGATCAGATGTCATAGTCGTCGGGGTAGAGCCAGGGGATTCTGCAGTGCTATCGGGTGGAGAACCCGGCCCTACAGAGATCGATGGCCTGGGCGCGGGCATGATTCCGGATGTGCTGAATACGGAGATACTGGATCGCGTGATTGCCGTATCCAATTCGGATGCGCGCAAGATGTCAAAGCGCCTGGCGCGAGAAGAGGGCTTGCTGGTGGGGATTTCGTCGGGTGCAGCAGCACATGCAGCCGTTGTTGTCGCTTCAGCGATGAGACCTCAACAGACGGTCG